CCTACCAGCTCTCCCCCGGCCAGCTCCTGACCCAGACTCTGGTCACCTCGGGCACCATGACCAACCGCATCGACCGGCTCACCAAGAAGGGCCTCGTCGAGCGGCTCCCCGACCCCAGCGACCGGCGCGGGGTCCTCGTCCGGCTCACCCCCGAGGGCCGCGACCGCGCCGACGAGGCGCTCGCCGGACTCCTCGCGCAGGAACGCGCCATCCTGGCCCAGCTCTCCCGCGCCCAGCGCGGCGAACTGGCCGCGCTGCTACGCCGACTGACCGCCCCGTTCGACAACGTCCCCGGATAGTCCCTGCCCGGACGGACCGTCCGCTCCCAGCGGCGCCGGTCCGACACCCGCGCGGCGGGCCAGCGCCACCGCCGCCAGGGTCGAGTGGACGCCCAGCTTCCCCAGCACGTTCTGCATGTGCGTACGGACGGTGTGCGGGGAGAGGAAGAGCCGCTCGGCGACCGCCTTGCGGCCGAGCCCCGCGACCATGCAGCGCAGCACCTCCCGCTCGCGCGGGGTCAGCGACTCCACCAGCCGTTCGCTGTCCGTCCGGTGCTTGCGGGCCGCCGTCAACTCCCGCAGCACGCCCGTGAGCAGCGCCGGCGGCAGATGCGTCTCGTCCCGCAGCACGCCCCGGACCACCGCGAGGAGACGCTGCAGCGAGCAGTCCTTCGCCACCCAGCCCGAGGCCCCCGCCTGGAGCGCGAGCGCGGCCCTGCGCGGGTCGTCCTTCTCCGCCAGGACGACGGTGCGGACGGCGGGCTGGACCCTGCGCACCCCTGCCACCAGGGAGATCCCGTCGACCGGGACCTCGGCCCCGGTCGGTGCGGAGCGGGCCGCGCCGGCCGCGCCGGGGCCCGCTGCCGCGAGGGCGGCCCCGGTCGGTCCCGTACCCAGCTCGGCGTCGACGAGCAGGACGTCGAACCTGCGGCCCTCCGCGATACCGCGGTCCAGGCAGCGCAGGGCGGCCGGTC
Above is a genomic segment from Streptomyces sp. NBC_00094 containing:
- a CDS encoding MarR family winged helix-turn-helix transcriptional regulator, whose translation is MEDEVDRLVAAWRRERPDLDVEPLEVLSRVSRLARHLDRARRLAFSEHQLEPWEFDVLTSLRRAGAPYQLSPGQLLTQTLVTSGTMTNRIDRLTKKGLVERLPDPSDRRGVLVRLTPEGRDRADEALAGLLAQERAILAQLSRAQRGELAALLRRLTAPFDNVPG
- a CDS encoding response regulator transcription factor, coding for MARIRVLVVDDHRIFAESLAAALAAEPDVDVSAAGSGPAALRCLDRGIAEGRRFDVLLVDAELGTGPTGAALAAAGPGAAGAARSAPTGAEVPVDGISLVAGVRRVQPAVRTVVLAEKDDPRRAALALQAGASGWVAKDCSLQRLLAVVRGVLRDETHLPPALLTGVLRELTAARKHRTDSERLVESLTPREREVLRCMVAGLGRKAVAERLFLSPHTVRTHMQNVLGKLGVHSTLAAVALARRAGVGPAPLGADGPSGQGLSGDVVERGGQSA